From one Deltaproteobacteria bacterium genomic stretch:
- a CDS encoding Zn-dependent alcohol dehydrogenase — MKAAVCRELHKPLAIETVDIDAPAPFEVLVRTVASGVCHSDLHALHGTIGARVPGIFGHEPAGIIEAVGSAVTTVKPGDHVIACTSMYCGNCTQCLSGWTHLCTNRAACLRPKGSKPRLSKGGETIAQFADLASFAEKMLVHERNVVKISEDIPLDRAALVGCAVTTGVGAALNTAQVTPGSSVAVFGAGGVGISVIQGARIAGARQIIAVDLLDHKLEVAKKFGATETLNGKSGDVVKELKRLSGGGVDFAFDAIGNKQVTEQCFYALAPRGLAMIVGVLPPGEKLELNPGHFFVEKRIQGSFMGSNRFHLDMPRYLELYRQGKLNLDDMISRRGRLEDVNEAFRAMAAGEVTRTVLMFD, encoded by the coding sequence ATCAAAGCCGCAGTTTGTCGAGAGCTACATAAACCCTTAGCCATTGAAACGGTCGATATCGATGCACCTGCGCCGTTTGAAGTGTTGGTCAGAACGGTAGCGAGCGGTGTGTGTCACAGCGACTTACATGCGCTACATGGAACGATTGGCGCGCGTGTTCCTGGTATTTTCGGGCATGAACCGGCTGGCATCATCGAAGCAGTCGGCAGTGCTGTGACCACGGTTAAGCCTGGGGATCATGTCATTGCCTGTACTTCGATGTATTGCGGCAACTGCACGCAATGTTTGTCAGGCTGGACACACTTGTGTACCAATCGTGCAGCATGTTTGCGACCGAAAGGATCAAAGCCGCGCTTGTCGAAAGGCGGAGAGACGATTGCGCAATTTGCGGATCTCGCTTCGTTCGCTGAAAAGATGTTGGTCCATGAGCGCAACGTGGTGAAGATTTCCGAAGATATTCCTCTTGATCGTGCGGCGTTGGTTGGTTGTGCTGTCACAACTGGTGTAGGTGCGGCGCTCAATACTGCGCAAGTGACACCGGGATCATCGGTTGCGGTGTTTGGCGCCGGTGGCGTGGGGATCTCCGTCATTCAAGGCGCACGTATCGCTGGCGCGCGGCAAATCATTGCCGTTGATCTGCTTGATCATAAGCTTGAAGTCGCGAAGAAATTTGGCGCGACTGAAACCCTCAACGGTAAGTCTGGCGATGTGGTCAAAGAGTTGAAACGACTGAGCGGTGGTGGGGTCGATTTCGCTTTTGATGCGATTGGTAACAAGCAAGTCACCGAGCAATGTTTTTATGCATTAGCGCCGCGTGGTTTGGCAATGATCGTTGGTGTGTTGCCTCCGGGAGAGAAGCTCGAACTCAATCCCGGCCACTTCTTTGTCGAGAAACGCATTCAAGGAAGCTTCATGGGTTCGAATCGCTTCCATCTCGATATGCCGCGTTATCTTGAACTGTATCGTCAAGGGAAGTTAAACCTTGATGATATGATTAGTCGTCGCGGGCGACTCGAAGATGTGAACGAAGCATTTCGGGCGATGGCTGCCGGAGAAGTGACACGAACGGTGTTGATGTTTGATTAG
- a CDS encoding DUF4926 domain-containing protein produces MSKRKIKLLDTVALLEDLPERNLKRGEVGTVVEILAPEVYEVEFCDDEGQTYAELALRRDQLIALHNQGEALIVVA; encoded by the coding sequence ATGTCAAAGAGAAAGATTAAACTGTTGGACACTGTCGCACTGCTGGAGGACTTACCGGAGCGTAATCTCAAGCGTGGCGAAGTCGGAACAGTAGTGGAGATCCTCGCACCAGAAGTGTACGAAGTCGAGTTTTGTGATGACGAAGGGCAGACCTATGCGGAACTAGCGTTGCGCAGGGATCAGCTCATTGCACTCCATAACCAAGGAGAAGCATTAATAGTTGTGGCTTAG